The following are from one region of the Ischnura elegans chromosome X, ioIscEleg1.1, whole genome shotgun sequence genome:
- the LOC124170905 gene encoding testis-expressed protein 264 homolog: MMLNLKILNSYDIHICLIIVICICIAAVLFCFHYGLMTEVRINTSKTPFGKLTIAYRFSRGSYSAASRLFLETRCVLPNFPRIGIFYGNKKESLSPLCFAIGSVLNQDGIPPDEKMKSYLYSYGYRYFIFPEIHYAVTGSFPFRNSLSLLFAASRIYPRIAAYIAAKNLCAHPVIEIYGPSEIYFVVPLSRQNEFYIPEAEDLYSGPYENGYLEPVLTKSPGVMPSHPNGCGNGHLKASAMIPRKAVNGISD, from the exons ATGATGctgaacttaaaaatattaaactcatATGATATTCATATTTGTTTGATAATCGTGATTTGCATATGCATCGCAgctgttttgttttgttttcattatggTTTAATGACTGAAGTTCGTATAAATACGTCTAAAACTCCTTTCGGCAAGTTGACAATTGCATATAGATTTTCTCGTGGCTCATATTCAGCAGCAAGTCGATTGTTCTTGGAAACTCGTTGCGTTTTACCCAATTTTCCACGTATTGGGATATTTTATGGCAACAAGAAG GAATCTCTGTCTCCACTGTGCTTTGCTATTGGCTCTGTGTTGAACCAGGATGGTATCCCAcctgatgaaaaaatgaaatcatactTGTACTCCTATGGATAtcgatatttcatatttcctgaGATTCACTACGCGGTTACGGGTTCCTTTCCATTCCGGAACTCGCTTTCATTATTATTTGCTGCGTCAAGAATATATCCCAGGATAGCAGCGTATATTGCA gCAAAAAATCTTTGTGCTCACCCagtaattgaaatttatggtccttcggaaatatattttgttgttcCTTTATCAAGACAAAATGAGTTTTATATTCCTGAAGCTGAAGACTTGTATAGTGGCCCATATGAAAATGGGTATTTAGAGCCAGTCCTGACAAAAAGTCCTGGAGTTATGCCCTCTCATCCTAATGGCTG